Proteins co-encoded in one Megalops cyprinoides isolate fMegCyp1 chromosome 1, fMegCyp1.pri, whole genome shotgun sequence genomic window:
- the LOC118789952 gene encoding ras-related protein Rab-35-like produces the protein MAGKDYNHLFKLLIIGDSNVGKSSLLLRFADNTFSGSYITTIGVDFKIRTVDIEGERVKLQIWDTAGQERFRTITSTYYRNTHGVIIVYDVTNQESFISVKRWLNEISQNCDNVCKILVGNKNDDPSKKQVDTKDVKSFGESVGVRVFEASAKENINVEEMFMTFTHMVLQAKKRSQIQAERERKREKDTVYINSHRDRGKRKRGKKCC, from the exons ATGGCGGGCAAGGACTATAACCACCTCTTCAAGCTGCTCATCATTGGAGACTCAA ATGTAGGGAAGAGCAGTCTGCTTCTAAGATTTGCTGACAATACGTTCTCAG GCAGCTACATCACTACGATTGGAGTGGACTTCAAGATCCGTACAGTGGATATTGAGGGGGAGAGAGTCAAGCTTCAGATATGGGACACGGCTGGTCAGGAGAGATTCAGAACCATCACTTCCAC GTATTACAGGAACACTCATGGTGTAATAATCGTCTATGATGTCACAAATCAAGAGTCCTTCATCAGTGTGAAGAGATGGCTCAACGAGATCTCCCAAAATTGTGACAATGTCTGCAAGATCCTTG TGGGCAACAAGAATGATGACCCTTCCAAGAAGCAGGTAGACACTAAGGATGTGAAGTCTTTCGGGGAGTCTGTGGGTGTCAGGGTTTTTGAGGCAAGTGCCAAGGAGAATATTAACGTGGAAGAG ATGTTCATGACGTTCACTCACATGGTCCTGCAAGCAAAGAAACGGAGCCAGAtccaagcagagagagagcggaagagagagaaagacacagtcTACATCAACTCCCACCGAGACAGGgggaaaaggaagagagggaaaaagtgTTGCTGA
- the LOC118789649 gene encoding matrix metalloproteinase-25-like, which yields MRVELSWCAGSRMVYKMLCLTGSVVMFISVGLSSPVPDQYSRGVDWLSRYGYLSPPDSRTGKLQTREGIEKALRQMQRFGGLKETGILDEATLALMSTPRCSLPDIVGPEDMLKRRRKKRYALSGLRWDKTYITWSLHSLPSSKSDALRLEFVEPILAQAFKVWSDVTPLHFHLIHGGGTEGGGDIRVSFSQSFHDDGYPFDGKGGTLAHAFFPGSADISGDTHFDDEEIWSYGDDSDGTDLFTVAVHEFGHALGLSHSSSDPSIMRPYYQGAVGNMQTYNLPTDDRLGIQTLYGTKEGSVTPQPGGPTTRHPYLPSPPPPRPTRHPDRSLPSRCEGGFDAVANIRGEVFFFKGPYFWRIQRSGSLVSLSPALIRNFWIGLPPGTKKIDAVYERKSDSHIIFFIGNQYWVFKDTKSLPGYPRPLSEWGMRMRDGQETQRVEAAFVWAHNGKTYLFSGKEFWRFDEGERESERKLERDYPKDATLWGGVPPDPDDIISWESGDAYFFKGNSYWVLKRGGMEQDTVIPKSVAIDWMRCAPPLIPTVSPEKPHLGGGDCSCAMNRAIRIKTSSWEVILSITLIFFVLSND from the exons GATTGGCTGAGCCGGTATGGGTACTTGTCCCCTCCAGACTCGCGCACAGGGAAACTTCAGACAAGGGAGGGCATCGAGAAAGCACTTCGACAAATGCAGAGATTTGGAGGGCTGAAAGAAACAGGGATATTGG atGAAGCAACCCTTGCTCTGATGTCGACCCCTCGCTGTTCTCTCCCTGACATCGTGGGACCGGAAGACATGCttaaaaggaggaggaagaagagataTGCTCTATCAGGACTGCGCTGGGACAAGACTTACATTACTTGGAG TCTCCACAGTTTACCCTCCTCAAAGTCCGATGCACTCAGACTTGAGTTTGTGGAACCAATTCTGGCGCAAGCTTTTAAAGTATGGAGTGATGTCACCCCACTGCACTTCCATCTTATCCATGGAGGAGGCAcagaagggggaggagacaTCAGGGTGTCCTTTTCTCAGTCTTTTCATGATGATGGGTACCCCTTTGATGGCAAAGGAGGGACCCTTGCCCATGCATTCTTCCCTGGCAGTGCTGATATTTCAGGAGACACACATTTTGATGATGAAGAAATCTGGAGCTATGGAG ATGACAGTGACGGCACAGACCTCTTCACAGTAGCTGTCCATGAGTTTGGCCATGCCCTAGGCCTCTCTCATTCCTCTTCTGACCCCTCCATCATGCGGCCCTATTACCAAGGTGCAGTAGGGAACATGCAAACCTACAACCTTCCCACAGATGACAGACTGGGCATCCAGACACTGTATG GTACAAAAGAAGGCTCAGTCACACCTCAGCCAGGTGGTCCCACGACTCGTCATCCATACCTGCCCAGTCCCCCTCCTCCCAGACCAACACGACA CCCAGACCGCTCTCTTCCAAGTCGCTGTGAAGGAGGCTTTGATGCAGTGGCCAATATCAGAGGAGAGGTCTTCTTTTTCAAGG GTCCATATTTCTGGCGGATCCAACGGTCAGGTTCACTGGTTTCTCTTTCCCCTGCTTTGATTCGGAACTTCTGGATTGGGCTCCCtcctggaacaaaaaaaattgatgcTGTGTATGAGAGAAAAAGTGACAGCCACATTATCTTCTTTATTG GAAATCAATATTGGGTCTTTAAGGACACAAAATCTCTCCCTGGATACCCTCGTCCACTGTCTGAATGGGGAATGCGCATGAGGGATGGgcaagagacacagagagtggAGGCAGCATTTGTATGGGCGCACAACGGGAAGACCTACTTGTTCAGTGGAAAGGAGTTTTGGAGGTTtgatgaaggagaaagagagtcagagagaaaactGGAGAGGGACTACCCAAAAGATGCAACCCTCTGGGGCGGGGTACCCCCTGaccctgatgacatcatcagctgGGAAAGCG GTGATGCTTACTTCTTCAAGGGGAACTCCTATTGGGTGCTGAAAAGAGGAGGAATGGAGCAAGACACGGTAATTCCCAAATCCGTTGCAATTGACTGGATGAGATGTGCTCCACCGCTGATTCCCACTGTTTCCCCAGAGAAGCCTCATCTTGGGGGTGGAGATTGCAGCTGTGCTATGAACAGGGCTATCAGAATTAAGACCTCCAGTTGGGAGGTCATACTTTCcattactttaattttttttgtcctttccaATGATTAA